A genomic segment from Myxocyprinus asiaticus isolate MX2 ecotype Aquarium Trade chromosome 36, UBuf_Myxa_2, whole genome shotgun sequence encodes:
- the LOC127426898 gene encoding caspase-7-like, protein MTEIIDEETLTAEIEVTEEDQENCGEGDVTDAKPGWKGILKHFVSKKKDGKLQEKGQSSESHYKVVSPTFQYKMSHQRVGKCIIINNKNFDEKTGMNVRNGTDRDAGELFKCFKSLGFEVFIYNDQTCKNMERLLKEVSDEDHSDSSCFACILLSHGEEGMIYGTDGAMPIKSMTSLFKGDMCKSLVGKPKLFFIQACRGSEFDDGIQTDSGPPNDTIETDANPRHKIPVEADFLFAYSTVPGYYSWRNPGRGSWFVQALCNVLNEFGKQLEIMQILTRVNYMVATSFESWSEDPRFSEKKQIPCVVSMLTKELYFN, encoded by the exons AATAGATGAAGAAACTCTGACTGCTGAGATTGAGGTGACAGAGGAGGATCAAGAGAACTGTGGAGAAGGAGATGTGACAGATGCAAAACCTGGCTGGAAAGGGATATTGAAACATTTTGTCAG TAAGAAGAAGGATGGCAAGTTGCAGGAAAAAGGGCAATCTTCTGAAAGCCATTACAAGGTTGTTTCACCAACATTCCAGTATAAGATGAGCCACCAGCGCGTTGGCAAGTGCATCATCATCAACAACAAGAACTTTGATGAAAAGACAG GGATGAATGTACGCAATGGCACAGATCGTGATGCAGGAGAGCTGTTCAAATGCTTTAAAAGCTTGGGCTTTGAAGTTTTCATCTACAATGACCAGACCTGTAAGAATATGGAACGGCTTCTTAAAGAAG TCTCGGACGAGGACCACAGTGACAGCTCCTGCTTCGCCTGCATCCTGTTGAGTCACGGTGAGGAGGGCATGATTTACGGCACGGACGGAGCCATGCCCATCAAGAGCATGACCTCGCTCTTCAAAGGAGACATGTGCAAGAGCCTCGTGGGAAAGCCCAAGCTCTTTTTCATCCAG GCTTGTCGAGGTTCAGAGTTTGATGATGGCATACAGACAGACTCAGGACCACCCAATGACACAATAGAGACAGATGCCAATCCAAGACACAAGATTCCAGTAGAGGCAGACTTCCTGTTTGCATACTCTACTGTTCCAG GTTATTACTCCTGGAGGAATCCGGGCAGAGGGTCCTGGTTTGTCCAAGCGCTCTGTAATGTTCTTAATGAGTTCGGCAAGCAACTTGAGATCATGCAGATCCTCACACGGGTCAACTACATGGTGGCCACCAGCTTCGAGTCCTGGTCAGAGGACCCCCGTTTTAGCGAGAAGAAACAAATACCCTGCGTGGTCTCCATGTTGACAAAAGAGCTGTACTTCAACTGA
- the LOC127426895 gene encoding probable E3 ubiquitin-protein ligase TRIML1 isoform X2, whose protein sequence is MKTQTQDTPIKHQEHLKRQSDVLSFQMKKLSSKQSDFNSKTATLKEKIKKKYDDMKRILDEDLRITLSQLDTEAEAMERTVEDRIEKCYHLTQEIDQQLAELSAQLEKDKQQCQEKISEMEGRIMKTLKKTDPELIQMDEFKNEQLLDLTINLLLFIRSQVPVTKKLFQSCESVTYTDTWQEVPENPSRFETTLNVLSRKGFQDVRNYWEVQVTGKTYWELGLTYPNIPRKGREEDSWLGRGPTSWCIEYFNADYTAWHNGVPHQLTHVSGRNFERIGIFSSSEGGLICFLGADTMTPLYSFCAGTFTDSLYQAVCPGHDNQGTNNKPLLLCDASKSTPML, encoded by the exons ATGAAAACCCAAACCCAG GACACCCCAATAAAACATCAGGAGCACCTGAAGAGACAAAGTGACGTTCTGTCATTCCAAATGAAAAAGCTGTCATCAAAACAATCTGACTTCAAC AGCAAAACTGCCACTCTTAAAGAGAAGATTAAGAAGAAATATGACGACATGAAAAGGATTTTGGATGAGGACCTGCGAATTACATTGAGCCAGCTGGACACTGAGGCAGAGGCCATGGAGAGAACTGTTGAGGACAGGATTGAGAAGTGCTACCATCTAACCCAGGAAATTGACCAACAGCTGGCTGAACTATCTGCACAGCTGGAGAAAGATAAACAACAGTGTCAAGAGAAG ATTTCAGAAATGGAAGGAAG GATAATGAAGACTCTGAAGAAGACAGATCCAGAGTTAATACAGATGGATGAGTTTAAGAATGAACAGTTACTTGATTTAACCATCAACCTGTTGCTGTTCATACGCTCACAGGTTCCTGTCACCAAGAAACTTTTCCAAAGCT GTGAATCAGTTACTTATACCGACACCTGGCAGGAAGTTCCTGAGAATCCCTCTCGCTTCGAAACCACCCTGAACGTGCTTAGCCGAAAGGGATTTCAGGATGTTCGCAACTATTGGGAGGTGCAGGTCACTGGCAAGACATACTGGGAGCTAGGGCTCACATACCCTAACATTCCCAGGAAGGGACGAGAGGAGGACTCCTGGCTGGGCCGGGGCCCAACGTCCTGGtgcattgagtattttaatgccGATTACACAGCGTGGCACAATGGCGTTCCCCATCAGCTCACCCATGTATCTGGGAGAAACTTTGAGCGCATTGGCATCTTCTCCAGCTCAGAAGGAGGCTTGATTTGTTTTTTGGGGGCAGACACCATGACACCCTTATATAGCTTTTGCGCAGGAACCTTCACAGATTCACTCTACCAAGCTGTCTGTCCTGGTCATGACAACCAGGGGACGAACAACAAACCATTGCTGCTTTGTGATGCTTCTAAGTCCACTCCAATGTTGTGA
- the LOC127426895 gene encoding probable E3 ubiquitin-protein ligase TRIML1 isoform X1, producing the protein MKTQTQDTPIKHQEHLKRQSDVLSFQMKKLSSKQSDFNSKTATLKEKIKKKYDDMKRILDEDLRITLSQLDTEAEAMERTVEDRIEKCYHLTQEIDQQLAELSAQLEKDKQQCQEKISEMEGRIMKTLKKTDPELIQMDEFKNEQLLDLTINLLLFIRSQVPVTKKLFQSYAQEVVLDPESAHPKLIICPAGESVTYTDTWQEVPENPSRFETTLNVLSRKGFQDVRNYWEVQVTGKTYWELGLTYPNIPRKGREEDSWLGRGPTSWCIEYFNADYTAWHNGVPHQLTHVSGRNFERIGIFSSSEGGLICFLGADTMTPLYSFCAGTFTDSLYQAVCPGHDNQGTNNKPLLLCDASKSTPML; encoded by the exons ATGAAAACCCAAACCCAG GACACCCCAATAAAACATCAGGAGCACCTGAAGAGACAAAGTGACGTTCTGTCATTCCAAATGAAAAAGCTGTCATCAAAACAATCTGACTTCAAC AGCAAAACTGCCACTCTTAAAGAGAAGATTAAGAAGAAATATGACGACATGAAAAGGATTTTGGATGAGGACCTGCGAATTACATTGAGCCAGCTGGACACTGAGGCAGAGGCCATGGAGAGAACTGTTGAGGACAGGATTGAGAAGTGCTACCATCTAACCCAGGAAATTGACCAACAGCTGGCTGAACTATCTGCACAGCTGGAGAAAGATAAACAACAGTGTCAAGAGAAG ATTTCAGAAATGGAAGGAAG GATAATGAAGACTCTGAAGAAGACAGATCCAGAGTTAATACAGATGGATGAGTTTAAGAATGAACAGTTACTTGATTTAACCATCAACCTGTTGCTGTTCATACGCTCACAGGTTCCTGTCACCAAGAAACTTTTCCAAAGCT ATGCCCAAGAAGTTGTTCTGGATCCTGAGTCAGCTCACCCAAAGCTTATTATTTGCCCTGCAGGTGAATCAGTTACTTATACCGACACCTGGCAGGAAGTTCCTGAGAATCCCTCTCGCTTCGAAACCACCCTGAACGTGCTTAGCCGAAAGGGATTTCAGGATGTTCGCAACTATTGGGAGGTGCAGGTCACTGGCAAGACATACTGGGAGCTAGGGCTCACATACCCTAACATTCCCAGGAAGGGACGAGAGGAGGACTCCTGGCTGGGCCGGGGCCCAACGTCCTGGtgcattgagtattttaatgccGATTACACAGCGTGGCACAATGGCGTTCCCCATCAGCTCACCCATGTATCTGGGAGAAACTTTGAGCGCATTGGCATCTTCTCCAGCTCAGAAGGAGGCTTGATTTGTTTTTTGGGGGCAGACACCATGACACCCTTATATAGCTTTTGCGCAGGAACCTTCACAGATTCACTCTACCAAGCTGTCTGTCCTGGTCATGACAACCAGGGGACGAACAACAAACCATTGCTGCTTTGTGATGCTTCTAAGTCCACTCCAATGTTGTGA